Proteins from a genomic interval of Papaver somniferum cultivar HN1 chromosome 4, ASM357369v1, whole genome shotgun sequence:
- the LOC113271455 gene encoding 60S ribosomal protein L21-2-like produces MPAGHGLRSRTRDLFSRPFRKKGYIALTTYLRTFKIGDYVDIKVNGAIHKGMPHKFYHGRTGIVWNVTKRAIGVEINKQVRGNILKKRIHVRIEHVQPSRCREEFKLRKVQNDKLKAEVKARGEKISTKRQPEGPKPGFMVEGATLETVTPIPYDVVNDLKGGY; encoded by the exons ATGCCGGCTGGACATGGTTTGCGATCAAGAACAAGAGATTTATTCTCACGTCCATTCAGGAAGAAGGGTTACATTGCTCTTACCACTTACTTGAGAACCTTTAAGATTGGTGATTATGTTGATATTAAAGTGAATGGTGCTATTCATAAGGGTatgcctcataagttttatcatGGTCGGACTGGTATTGTCTGGAATGTTACCAAACGTGCCATCGGCGTTGAAATCAACAAGCAG GTTCGTGGAaatattctgaagaagaggattcACGTGAGAATAGAGCATGTGCAGCCATCAAGGTGCAGGGAAGAGTTCAAATTGAGGAAGGTCCAGAATGACAAGTTGAAGGCCGAAGTGAAAGCTCGTGGGGAGAAGATCAGCACTAAGAGACAGCCAGAGGGACCTAAGCCTGGTTTCATGGTTGAGGGTGCCACCTTAGAAACTGTGACCCCCATTCCCTATGACGTGGTCAATGACCTCAAAGGAGGATATTAG
- the LOC113273229 gene encoding uncharacterized protein LOC113273229, whose product MGKPAYQSNFQQKPLGLPPKNSKPPPPLLPKPTQPTHPPIKRLNPEQLKLRKAQRLCYNCDDVYRQCHICKKQQLFWIVADEGTTELPVEEELSQETENDTSEESDVEIFVHALTGSHCGETIRIPGLLNNHSISILIGTGSTHSFIGSSLSHQLHCNGQSFSADLRLLPLGGCDIVLGADWLRQMGNVLFNFTTLSISFIYQGTEITLTGMSNSNLLKPISNKEAHKFFQKNPHGLYAQLCSISATQAPIPPSPEITALLQDFHEVFEEPSTLPPHRGLDHTTALKPNSAPVNQRPYKCPYVQKFVIEDLIQQMLSQGIIQPSHSPFASPILLVKKKDNRWRFCVDYRRLNDMTIKDKFLIPIIDELLDELYGVAVFTNIDLRSGYHQIRLFPPDIHKTAFRSHQGHYEFLVMPFFLTNAPATFQALMNDIFKPFLRKFVLVFFDDILVYSPDMATHLQHLQQVQSILQQHQLHAKISKCYFAQYELEYLGHIITAQGVVANPNKIQSIDFLANS is encoded by the exons ATGGGAAAACCTGCCTACCAGTCCAATTTCCAACAAAAGCCATTAGGCCTCCCaccaaaaaattcaaaaccaccaccaccattacttcCTAAACCAACACAACCCACCCACCCTCCCATAAAAAGGCTCAATCCTGAACAACTTAAACTCAGGAAAGCACAAAGGTTGTGCTACAACTGTGATGATGTCTATAGACAATGTCATATCTGTAAAAAGCAACAATTATTCTGGATAGTTGCAGATGAAGGCACTACTGAGTTACCTGTGGAAGAGGAATTATCTCAGGAAACTGAGAATGATACTTCAGAAGAGAGCGATGTTGAAATTTTTGTTCATGCATTAACTGGTTCTCATTGTGGTGAAACAATAAGAATACCTGGGCTTCTTAACAATCACTCTATCTCTATCCTCATTGGCACAGGCAGTACTCACAGTTTTATTGGTTCATCTCTATCTCACCAACTGCATTGCAAT GGTCAGTCATTCTCTGCAGATCTAAGACTGCTTCCTCTTGGTGGATGTGATATAGTGTTGGGTGCTGATTGGCTCAGACAAATGGGTAATGTACTTTTCAACTTCACTACTTTATCAATATCCTTCATATACCAAGGCACTGAGATTACTCTTACTGGCATGTCCAACTCTAATCTCCTAAAACCTATCAGTAACAAAGAAGCACATAAATTCTTTCAGAAAAATCCACATGGATTGTATGCACAATTATGCTCCATCTCTGCCACTCAGGCACCTATTCCACCTTCTCCAGAAATTACTGCCTTATTACAAGATTTTCATGAAGTTTTTGAGGAACCTTCCACCCTGCCACCTCATAGAGGCCTAGACCATACTACAGCCCTCAAACCCAACTCCGCTCCAGTCAACCAAAGACCTTATAAGTGCCCTTATGTTCAAAAATTTGTCATTGAAGATTTGATTCAACAAATGCTCTCTCAAGGCATTATACAGCCAAGTCATAGCCCATTTGCCTCTCCAATTTTATTGGTCAAGAAGAAAGATAATAGATGGAGATTTTGTGTGGATTATAGAAGATTAAATGATATGACCATCAAAGACAAATTTCTCATTCCTATCATTGATGAACTTTTGGATGAGCTATATGGTGTTGCAGTTTTCACTAATATTGATCTTAGGTCTGGCTATCACCAAATCAGACTATTTCCTCCTGATATTCACAAGACTGCTTTTAGATCTCATCAAGGTCACTATGAATTTCTAGTCATGCCATTTTTCCTCACCAATGCCCCTGCCACCTTCCAAGCCCTTATGAATGATATTTTCAAACCATTCTTGAGGAAATTTGTGTTGgtattctttgatgatattctggTTTATAGCCCTGACATGGCCACTCATCTGCAACACCTTCAACAAGTCCAATCTATCTTGCAACAACATCAGCTACATGCTAAAATTTCTAAGTGTTACTTTGCTCAATATGAATTAGAGTATTTGGGACACATCATCACAGCTCAAGGAGTAGTAGCTAATCCAAACAAGATTCAGAGTATTGACTTCTTGGCCAATTCCTAA